From Neisseria musculi, the proteins below share one genomic window:
- a CDS encoding F0F1 ATP synthase subunit epsilon, translating into MNIMQVEVVSNEEHIFSGEASFVVVPTLTGELGIYPRHEPIMSLVRPGALRLTVPGESEQLLVAVSGGLLEVQPDKLTVLADVAVRSEEMDQARAEEAKKAAEARISQAQDDESLAKAQAALAAAIAQLKTLDYLRSQKNK; encoded by the coding sequence ATGAACATCATGCAAGTTGAAGTGGTAAGTAACGAGGAGCATATCTTTTCAGGCGAGGCCAGCTTTGTGGTTGTGCCGACCCTGACGGGAGAACTCGGTATTTATCCGCGACACGAGCCGATTATGAGTTTGGTTCGCCCGGGTGCTCTGCGTTTGACCGTACCGGGAGAATCTGAACAATTGCTGGTAGCTGTTTCAGGAGGCCTGCTGGAGGTTCAGCCCGACAAACTGACTGTATTGGCCGATGTGGCTGTGCGCAGTGAAGAGATGGATCAGGCGCGGGCCGAAGAAGCTAAAAAAGCTGCTGAAGCGCGCATCTCCCAAGCTCAGGACGATGAATCTCTGGCTAAAGCGCAAGCAGCCTTGGCAGCTGCCATTGCACAGCTCAAAACCTTAGATTATCTTCGGTCTCAAAAAAATAAATAA
- the leuS gene encoding leucine--tRNA ligase: MQEHYQPSAVEPAAQAKWDEAHIFNVAENTSKPKYYCLSMFPYPSGKLHMGHVRNYTIGDVRSRFKFLNGFNVLQPMGWDAFGMPAENAAIDRKVAPAKWTYENIAYMRNQLKSLGFAIDWARELATCSPEYYRWEQLFFTKLFKKGVVYRKNGTVNWDPVDQTVLANEQVIDGRGWRSGALVEKREIPMYYFKITDYAEQLLNDLEGLDWPEQVKTMQRNWIGKSRGMQVRFAVAEDSKAGLSGSDAEFLQVYTTRPDTLMGATYVAVAAEHPLATVAAAGNPELQAFIAECKAGSVAEADMAVMEKKGLPTGRYVVNPLNGGRLEVWVANYVLWGYGDGAVMAVPAHDERDFEFAGKYGLPVKQVIEQEGSVFDPQQWQPWYGSKENTRLINSGGFDGLDFQTAFDTIGEKLQSLNAGEPKTQYRLRDWGVSRQRYWGCPIPIIHCENCGDVPVPEQDLPVVLPENVVPDGTGSPLAKMPEFYQTVCPCCGSPARRETDTMDTFMESSWYQFRYMSPRFSDGMVAPQAQAYWQQADQYIGGIEHAILHLLYARFFTKLMHEEGMVKAKEPFQSLLTQGMVLQATYYREPEGGKKQWFNPAEVDVQTDEKGRPTAAVLRADGLPVTIGGVEKMSKSKNNGVDPQQIIEAYGADTARLFMMFASPPEQSLEWSDAGVEGAHRFLRRLWRTVYEFTNSGGTAAAFSGSQDALSKELKDLRHKLHSTIAKVSDDYERRLQFNTAIAAVMELLNQFDKTDTSGEQGRAVAQEVLEAVVRLLWPIVPHICEALWSGLRPSETLWAAGWPQADAAALEKAEIEMMVQVNGKLRGKITVAADAPGSDIEAAALAAEGAVKFMEGKPAKKIIVVPKRLVNIVV; encoded by the coding sequence ATGCAAGAACACTACCAACCGTCTGCCGTTGAGCCGGCGGCGCAAGCCAAGTGGGATGAAGCCCATATTTTCAACGTGGCCGAAAACACCTCCAAACCCAAATACTACTGCCTTTCTATGTTTCCCTATCCCAGCGGCAAGCTGCATATGGGGCATGTGCGCAACTACACCATCGGCGATGTGCGCAGCCGTTTTAAATTCTTAAACGGATTCAACGTATTGCAGCCGATGGGCTGGGACGCATTCGGTATGCCGGCCGAAAACGCCGCCATCGACCGCAAAGTTGCGCCTGCCAAGTGGACGTATGAAAACATCGCTTATATGCGCAACCAGCTCAAAAGCCTCGGTTTCGCGATCGACTGGGCGCGCGAGCTGGCCACCTGCTCCCCCGAATACTACCGCTGGGAGCAATTATTCTTCACCAAACTGTTTAAAAAAGGCGTGGTTTACCGCAAAAACGGCACGGTCAACTGGGATCCGGTCGATCAAACCGTATTGGCCAACGAGCAAGTGATTGACGGGCGCGGCTGGCGCTCCGGCGCGCTGGTGGAAAAGCGCGAAATCCCGATGTATTACTTCAAAATCACCGATTACGCCGAGCAACTCTTGAACGACTTGGAAGGTTTGGACTGGCCCGAGCAGGTGAAAACCATGCAGCGCAACTGGATTGGCAAATCGCGCGGTATGCAGGTGCGCTTTGCTGTGGCAGAAGACAGCAAAGCCGGCCTGAGCGGCAGCGATGCCGAGTTTTTGCAGGTGTACACCACACGCCCCGACACGCTGATGGGCGCCACCTATGTGGCCGTGGCCGCCGAGCACCCGCTGGCAACCGTTGCGGCTGCCGGCAACCCCGAATTGCAGGCCTTTATTGCCGAATGCAAGGCCGGCAGCGTGGCCGAAGCCGATATGGCGGTGATGGAGAAAAAAGGCCTGCCCACCGGCCGCTATGTGGTAAACCCGCTCAACGGCGGGCGTTTGGAAGTGTGGGTGGCCAACTATGTGCTGTGGGGTTACGGCGACGGCGCGGTGATGGCGGTGCCTGCACACGACGAGCGGGATTTCGAGTTTGCCGGCAAATACGGCCTGCCCGTCAAACAGGTGATTGAGCAGGAAGGCAGCGTATTCGACCCGCAACAGTGGCAGCCATGGTATGGCAGCAAAGAAAATACCCGTTTAATCAACAGCGGCGGGTTTGACGGGCTGGACTTTCAGACGGCCTTCGACACCATCGGCGAAAAACTGCAAAGCCTGAACGCGGGCGAGCCGAAAACACAATACCGCCTGCGCGATTGGGGCGTATCGCGCCAACGCTACTGGGGCTGCCCGATTCCGATTATCCACTGCGAAAACTGCGGCGATGTGCCCGTGCCCGAGCAGGATTTGCCCGTGGTGCTGCCTGAAAACGTGGTGCCGGACGGCACCGGTTCGCCGCTGGCGAAGATGCCCGAATTTTACCAAACCGTCTGCCCCTGCTGCGGCAGCCCGGCGCGCCGCGAAACCGACACCATGGACACCTTTATGGAATCGAGCTGGTATCAGTTCCGCTATATGTCGCCCCGATTTTCAGACGGCATGGTGGCGCCCCAAGCGCAGGCCTACTGGCAGCAGGCCGACCAATACATCGGCGGCATCGAACACGCCATTCTGCACCTGCTCTACGCCCGCTTCTTCACCAAGCTGATGCACGAAGAAGGCATGGTAAAAGCGAAAGAGCCGTTCCAAAGTCTGCTCACGCAGGGCATGGTGCTGCAGGCCACTTATTACCGCGAGCCGGAAGGCGGCAAAAAGCAATGGTTCAACCCCGCCGAAGTCGATGTGCAAACCGATGAAAAAGGCCGCCCCACTGCCGCCGTTTTGCGTGCAGACGGCCTGCCCGTTACCATCGGCGGCGTGGAAAAAATGTCGAAATCGAAAAACAACGGCGTGGATCCGCAGCAAATCATCGAAGCCTACGGCGCCGACACCGCCCGCCTGTTTATGATGTTTGCCAGCCCGCCCGAACAATCGCTCGAATGGAGCGATGCCGGCGTGGAAGGTGCACACCGCTTCCTGCGCCGCCTGTGGCGCACCGTGTATGAGTTTACAAACAGCGGCGGCACAGCGGCGGCATTCAGCGGCAGCCAAGACGCTTTAAGCAAAGAATTGAAAGACCTGCGCCACAAGCTGCACAGCACCATTGCCAAAGTGAGCGATGATTACGAGCGCCGCCTGCAGTTCAACACCGCCATCGCCGCCGTGATGGAACTGCTCAACCAATTCGATAAAACCGATACCTCGGGCGAACAAGGCCGCGCCGTGGCGCAGGAAGTGCTCGAAGCCGTTGTGCGCCTGCTGTGGCCGATTGTGCCGCATATCTGCGAAGCCCTGTGGAGCGGGCTGAGGCCGTCTGAAACCTTATGGGCGGCGGGCTGGCCGCAGGCAGACGCTGCCGCGCTGGAGAAGGCGGAAATTGAAATGATGGTGCAGGTAAACGGCAAGCTGCGCGGCAAAATCACCGTTGCCGCCGATGCGCCAGGCAGCGACATTGAAGCCGCCGCGCTGGCTGCCGAGGGTGCAGTAAAATTTATGGAAGGCAAGCCGGCGAAAAAAATCATTGTCGTACCCAAACGCCTGGTGAATATCGTGGTTTGA
- the dnaJ gene encoding molecular chaperone DnaJ produces the protein MNNKDFYEILGVARSASDDEIKKAYRKLAMKYHPDRNPGDAGAEEKFKEVQKAYDILADKQKRASYDQFGHAGVDPNMGGGGFGGFGGAQGFDFGDIFSQMFGGGAGGSRQQNYQGADLQYAVEITLEEAAKGIKKRITIPTYEECDVCHGSGAKPGTSAGTCSTCRGSGIIHVRQAIFQMQQTCPTCHGTGKEIKDPCVKCRGEGRVKASKTVEVNIPAGIDNGQRIRLSGEGEPGVHGAPSGDLYVVVHVKEHKTFERNGLDLHCEMPISFAIAALGGEVEVPTLEGKVKLNIPKETQTGRRMRVKGKGIKSLRSSAVGDLYCHVVVETPVNLTERQKELLEEFEKISTGMERSQTPRQKSFFDKVRDIFD, from the coding sequence ATGAACAATAAAGATTTTTATGAAATACTGGGCGTAGCCCGCAGTGCAAGTGACGATGAAATTAAAAAAGCCTATCGAAAACTTGCCATGAAATACCATCCCGACCGTAACCCGGGCGATGCAGGGGCCGAAGAAAAGTTTAAAGAAGTGCAGAAAGCCTATGATATTTTGGCCGACAAACAAAAGCGGGCTTCTTACGACCAATTCGGCCATGCCGGGGTAGATCCCAATATGGGCGGCGGCGGTTTTGGCGGCTTCGGCGGGGCACAGGGTTTTGATTTCGGCGATATTTTCAGCCAAATGTTCGGCGGCGGGGCAGGAGGCAGCCGCCAGCAGAACTATCAGGGTGCCGATTTGCAATATGCAGTAGAAATCACGCTGGAAGAGGCCGCCAAAGGTATTAAAAAGCGTATTACCATCCCCACTTACGAAGAATGCGATGTGTGTCACGGTAGCGGCGCGAAGCCGGGCACATCGGCCGGCACCTGCTCCACCTGCCGCGGCAGCGGCATTATTCATGTGCGGCAGGCCATTTTCCAGATGCAGCAAACCTGCCCGACCTGCCACGGAACGGGTAAAGAAATCAAAGACCCGTGCGTGAAATGCCGCGGCGAAGGCAGGGTGAAAGCCAGCAAAACCGTTGAAGTCAATATTCCGGCAGGCATAGACAACGGCCAACGTATCCGTTTGAGCGGCGAGGGCGAGCCGGGTGTGCACGGCGCGCCGAGCGGTGATTTGTATGTTGTGGTACACGTTAAAGAACACAAAACATTCGAGCGCAACGGCTTGGATCTGCATTGCGAAATGCCGATCAGTTTTGCCATTGCTGCATTGGGCGGCGAGGTTGAAGTGCCGACACTGGAGGGCAAAGTGAAGCTGAATATCCCCAAAGAAACCCAAACCGGCCGCCGTATGCGTGTAAAAGGCAAAGGTATCAAGTCGTTGCGTTCCAGCGCAGTAGGGGATTTGTATTGTCATGTTGTGGTGGAAACGCCGGTTAATTTAACGGAACGCCAGAAAGAGTTGTTGGAAGAATTTGAAAAAATTTCCACCGGTATGGAGCGTTCGCAAACCCCGAGACAAAAATCGTTTTTTGACAAAGTGCGCGATATTTTCGATTAA
- a CDS encoding dihydrofolate reductase, translated as MQKITLIAACAENGCIGIDNTMPWHLPEDFAFFRSYTTGKPVVMGRKTWESLPKKPLPGRRNIVITRRADYQAEGAQTMPGLQTALSACAADAEIIIMGGAQIYTEAMPAATDLRITEVGLKVAGDAFFPKISSSRWQEKSRETHTAANGINYAFVHYVRSE; from the coding sequence ATGCAGAAAATTACCCTGATTGCCGCTTGTGCGGAAAACGGCTGCATCGGTATCGACAACACCATGCCGTGGCATCTGCCTGAAGATTTTGCTTTTTTCCGCAGTTATACCACAGGCAAACCCGTGGTTATGGGGCGGAAAACATGGGAGTCGCTGCCGAAAAAACCGCTGCCGGGCCGCCGCAATATCGTGATTACCCGCCGTGCGGATTATCAGGCAGAGGGCGCGCAAACCATGCCCGGCCTGCAAACCGCATTGTCGGCGTGCGCCGCAGATGCCGAAATCATCATCATGGGCGGCGCACAGATTTATACCGAAGCTATGCCGGCGGCCACCGATTTGCGTATCACCGAAGTGGGTTTGAAAGTGGCGGGTGATGCGTTTTTCCCAAAAATCAGCAGCAGCCGGTGGCAGGAAAAAAGCCGTGAAACACATACGGCGGCAAACGGCATAAATTATGCATTTGTACATTATGTGCGCTCGGAATAA